From Woronichinia naegeliana WA131, the proteins below share one genomic window:
- a CDS encoding protein jag gives MGFTATVKVEEKKDYANLPNIWLVIDDSHLNPEQIEILIGYKGKGLDALQYLINAQMNLGAETDHHHTFTIELNGYRLRRQAELLAWCQEIADKVRQTKQPVEMTELSSAERRQIHTFFQNESDLETESQGQEPDSRLVVRFRYNFG, from the coding sequence ATGGGATTTACAGCGACGGTTAAAGTTGAAGAGAAAAAAGATTATGCCAATCTTCCCAATATTTGGCTCGTCATTGATGACAGTCATCTTAATCCCGAACAGATTGAAATTTTGATTGGTTACAAAGGTAAGGGACTAGATGCTTTGCAGTATTTGATTAACGCTCAGATGAACCTAGGAGCGGAAACAGATCATCATCATACCTTTACCATTGAACTGAATGGCTATCGTCTGCGCCGCCAAGCTGAACTGTTAGCCTGGTGTCAGGAAATTGCGGACAAGGTTCGTCAAACCAAGCAACCTGTGGAGATGACGGAATTATCCTCAGCAGAAAGACGACAGATTCATACTTTTTTCCAAAATGAATCGGACTTAGAAACTGAGAGCCAGGGACAAGAACCCGATAGCCGGTTGGTCGTTCGTTTTCGCTATAATTTTGGCTAA